From the genome of Falco cherrug isolate bFalChe1 chromosome 10, bFalChe1.pri, whole genome shotgun sequence:
GGGCCTGCTGTCCCTGCTCGCCCTCTCCACTCTGCCCAGGAGCAGCgtgccggggcgcgggggctggggctgagctggaggTCGCCCAGCGTTTCCCTCCGGCTTGCCTGGCGGCATGCCACCTCTGTGCTCACTCGTCTCCCACACGTGCGGCAGGGCCCTGCGCAGAGccagcctctcctgcagcacctTCCTTGTTTTAGAGGAAGTGGaagaggcagggcaggctgcaacgcccccagccagctgccctcGGGGACCACCTGTCCCCCATGGGTGCTTGGGGTGctgtcccttccccagctgtcgtcccccccccccggccgccctttCCTGACAGGCAATGTGGCAGTTCCACACACAGTGGCAGCTCGGTTGTGTCACGCAGGCCAGGCCaggggtggtggggcaggggacTATCTGTGCAGAGCAGTgggcagctgagcaggagccccccccagccctgtgtcTCTCCAGGCTGTGAGGCCCCGTGTGGGTCCCTTCGGCAGGAGAGGGAGAGCCCATGAGGGTCGGGGCGAGCTGAGGAGACGTGGGGTGATTTCCAGGGTGGGTGtcagccccaggggctgccagccGGGCAGTGTCACCCTCTGAACTGTTGCTGGACAGGAGAAACCCGGCTCCGGAGGTCTTTTAGGTTGAAATGacccacaaacaaacacaaaaaaaaaaaagaaaaaaaaaaatcttgtaaagTACCATGAGGTGCCGGCTTAGCGGGTGACTGCTGGGGGGAGCGCTCGGTGGGAGAGTTCTGTTTTTTTACTTAACGACAcaaatttttagtttctttcaaaatagtGGGGAAAAGTGCAGAGCAAACCCCTATTAACCACCCAGCGAGGCGCTGCCCCTCCTGCTCGCAGTGACTAGATTTGTTTGTCTTTCTGATAGGTTGAAAATTGTGTAATAAACTTGATGACGTTGTCAATCTTTTATATGGCGCTGTAGGGCTCTTTGTCGCGTTTCCTCCCTACGATGGTCTTTTAGGTGATGAGTGGGGTGGGAGTGTTCTAGGGTGGCTCtgtgggagggaagagcagtATGTGGGGCCTGTTAGtgcctctgtgcctgctgtcCCTGGCCCTCGTTGTTTTCTGAGGCTTCTAGGGGGCTCCTGCACCCCTCAGGCAGCGCTGTGGGGCAGTGGTGTGGTGCTGGAAGCTCCTGACCGCTTTATGCCCAGCCCGCTGCCCCAGAGGAAGCCACATGCCCAGGCAccaggtaaaaataaatatttattggaAAATAGTGAATTATTCTGAGAaggcagtagaaaaaaaaaaaataattctccgTACCTCGAACTGACCTGCGCTTCACAAGCCCTGGGGGCCGCATCCTGGGTGGCAGCAGGTTGGGTACTGCCTGGCAGGTCGCTTGCATGTGCTGTGGGCGAAGCGGAGAGCAGGCAGGGTGGGGATCCCTGCACATGGGCACCAGCACGGGGCCAGCCTGGGAggtggagctggcagcaggccGGCTGCCCGCTGCCTCGCATACCTGTGCTGCTCTATGCCTAGTCCTTTGATGCGGCACAAGGCCTCAGTACGAATCCACActgtgaagaaggaaagaaggggatGTGCTGGCACCAAACCAGCCTAGCAGCTCGTGTGCCAGCTCCTGCGGTGCCCCGGTGTCACCCAGCTCCCCGCATGGTGTGGCCCAGCCACAGTACCTGGAGAAGGAGACCAGCGCCAAgatgcccagcagcagctctacGGCGTAGAAGAGCAGGAGGGTGGCGTTGAGGATGGCTTCCAGGCGCAGGGCGTaggtctgcagcagcaggtaaTAGGTTGCCATCACAGCTGCCGGGATGGTCAGGGCCAGGCTGATGGAGAGCGGCACCTTccgctggcacaggttgccttTGGACCCTGCAGGGTGTGCGGTTAGAAGTGGAGTGGCCCCCCTCAGGACTCTGCAGTGGGGGGACACGGTAAACTGcacccccagctgtgccccagcaAGCTCCTGCGGggggggctctgcagccccGTGTCACCCTGGGGGACACGCCGTTGTCCCCAGGACTTACCGAAGAAGATGCGAGTGGCCTCAGTGCCGAGGTagaggaagagcagcacaaCGTCCAGCACCAGGTTGGTGAAGGGGtacggcagcagcagcactgcggGCACAGCCACCGCTGCCCTCAGGGCCTGCACCCACAGCACGCCCCGGGCCTCAgggcggggggagctgctgccctggggggccggagagggtggggtgggggggctcaCCCTTGTACACGAAGACGAAGGCCTCCAGCAGGAAGTAAGTCGCGCTGTACCACCCGTTGAGGAAAAGCAGGACCTGCAGCGGTGCCGAGGAGCGCTGGCGGCCTGCGGGCGCAAGGCGGCCATGGGCTGGGagggcccggccccgcccccgccccgctgcaCCCCCCTCCCGGCCCCGCTGCGCCTTGGCTGGCTCGGCGGCACCCCCGAGCCCGCCCCGTGGCCCCCTCCCCcgcgccccgctgccccccgggcccGGACCGCGGCCTCCCGGGCCGGCCTGCCGCCGCCCCGCACTCACTCCTGGGCGCCATCTTCCATCTCCATGGgaaccgccgccgccgccctcacTTCCGGGAGCGCTCGGCGGGAAGGCGTCTAACCGCTCCCTCCGCCCTCTCTGTGGCTTTGGAGGACCGGGCCGCGTTGCCCGGGTTCGAGCCTCGCACGCGGCTGCCCGCCGGCTCTGCCTACGCCCCCTCCGAGCCTCCCCTGGGCCCAGCGGTCCACGCTGCGGGGTGGGAACAGCCCTGTTCTGGGGCTGCAAGCCCAGCGCTGAGCTGCGGTAAGGTTGTCGGGATGGCAGGCACCGGCAcggggaggaagggaagcagcCGGGGCACACGGACACCAGGCAGCTACTGGAAAACGTCTCCGATTTATTTCTTTACCGTTTACAAAAACGCTCGAGTCCCAATGGGGGCTGTGGCGCCAGGACAGACcttcctgctgcacagctgggaTGCGCCGCCAGCCTCCTGCcgacccccagcacccacaggagctgtggcagtgctggcagaatGGCTGGATCCCGGGAGgaaggtggcagagctggagccagAGCTGGAGCCAGAGCCGTCCCCAGGGGGGGCGAGAGGTGCAGGGAGACGGCGGGGGCTGCCAGGGAGCCGAGGGAGAGCCGGTGGGTCGCCCAGAGCCCGAGGGGAGCCATCAGCTGTGGAACTGTGCAAACTCCTTGCGCAGCCAGAGTGAGTCCTGGTAGAAGAGGGGATCGCCCAGGTGCACCGCTGTCCTCTTGTAGAAGTAACAGTAGAGCACGGCCGCTGCGGGAGGGAGGGGGATGAGGGTCACCTTCACCCCCACAGGCCCCCTGAAAGGGGCAGGAACCCTCACGGGACCCTGCAACCACCAGCCCTTACCCAGCcgctggaaaacaaaaagggtCTGCAGGCCTTCGGTCCACACGAAGCGGCTGGAGTCCCGCCACCGCAGGTTCTGAGGCAGACAGATGGACAGGAACCAGGGATAACCCCTGCATTAGTTTGGGAGCAGCCCCCCGCACCTCTGGCTCCCTCAGCCTGGTGTGCTGCTGGCCCTGAAGCTGTGCACAGTCCAGGGGCAACACTGCCGGCctgggggggcagccccccaccccaaaggTTAAGCAGCTCAGGGGATTTAGCCAGCAAGTCAGGACCTATTCTAGCTTCAGACTTCAGATCCCTGCAAATCCCTGTCAATCCCCTGCCCGGACAGCGTGGGCAGCACCGGCATGTGATGCCACCTTGGGCACCCTGACACagcgcagccccctgcccagctctaaGCGATTCCCTTGCCCTaaggcagcagggtggggaCAGATCCTCactcagaggctggagcagggggacgAGAGCCCAATGGAGAGGGGTGCCCAGGGGCGGGCAGGGTATaggggctgctcctgcagcgGCTGGGGCAGAGGACAGGAGGGAGTTCAGctgggggaagagaaagggaagatgcTGCCTCGACAGAGCCCTTGGTGCTGCCTGATGCCAGCAGGGAAGAAGCTGTCCCCCGTCTCTGAGTGTTGGGGATTAATCCCAGGTAaaccaggagctgctgtcacAGACTTCAGCAAGGATTACCCCACTGTGGGCTTCTgtgccagcacagagctgcagctgctgggctttccACAAGGAAAGAGGATTTTCCAGCAAGTCATGGCTCTTGGGGAAGGGGCCGGGATAGGGCAGCTCCCTTCCAGGCCAACTCATCAAGGGGGTCACATAGGGAATCACAGGGGGACACCAAACTGTCCCTGCGGTGGCAGATCGTGGCCTTCCTCTTGTGGGAGAGGgactgctgcctgtgctgcctgccctcagaagaagccagcagccccaagccTGCCCCAGCCTACCATAACCCAGATGTGGAAGGAGATGCTAAGCGCCAGGTAGGCTGCAGACAGCAGAATGGTCCCCTTGAACTTGTGGAAGAGGAGGTTGACCAGCCCGGCCTGGAAGATGAAGGTGTTGAAGAACAtgaggaagatgatgatgacGTTGAAGAGAATAGCAATGTCCTGGATGCTGCAGCAAGAGAGACATGGTGAgaccccagccctcctgccccaccacgCTACCCCCTGTGCCCGCCTGGCACTCACATGAAAAGAACAAGCTGGACAGCGGGGGCCGTGCGGAGCAGCTCTGAGAAGGAGTTGACAAAGAGGTCatagaaaagcaggaggaacTGCAGGAACAGCACCAGGCTGTAGTTGCTGGTCTGGAGCATCTTCCTTGCCTGGGCGTTGGAGCCCTCAGCCCTGGCATCCCCAGTGGCCGAGCCAGCTCATGGTCTGGAGTTGAGGGGCTCAGTGTCGCCTCTCCCTGTGGCCAGGacctggaggaggagcagaggttTCATTTGGCAGGGTAAGATGCACCACCCTGCACCTCACAAACCTCTCTGCCAGGAAACCTAAAGCAGGGTCAAACcaacagcagcttctgccagTTTCTAGCATGCcatgcagagctgtgctctgccCCAGGTCTGTAGGCTTTCACAGACAAGCTGTCTCCCCTCTCTTCTCACCGCACAGTGGGCTCAGGTTTGGTCTCACTCTCCCACCCTCCAGCCTCACAACCAGCCCAACCTCAGGGAACAGATGTGAAGAAACACCGGGACGAGGCAGACGTGAGAGTCCCAGGGAGCAGTGTCCGGGCAGGTTATTCATACCTCTCCTGCTGGACAAACCCTAAAGCTGCCGACGGCTCTGTGGGCAGTGCTGAGCAGGCCATGCTATGGGGGCAGGTTTGGGCACGCTGTGTCCCAGCATCACCCTCCCTGGCCCCACCCCAGGACCGCGCACCCCACTTGGGgcagctgctcaggcaggagATGAGGACACAGTGAGGGAGCGAGGCTAGCTGGGGACAAGCGAGGAGGCagagccctcctgcctgcttctgcctggggacagcagcacagcagtgccGGAGAAAGGAGGTAAGGTGGTGCTTGGAGGGACGAGGAGTCCAGGACAACGGGGGGTGCCCCATGTCCTGGCAAGAGAGTGCTGCGCTGAGGCCTTCCTTCCCTGGAAAGGAGCCACAGGGTGGGACGTGGCAGGGAAAGGGGGCAGCTCCCCGCATCCCCAGGTCCCATGCCACCCGCCGTCCTTCACACAGCCGCCACGCAGGTGTCCTCTCCCTGCGCGGCCCCCGTGTCCCCTCTGGTCTTCCCACACATCCCCAggcctccccttcccccccggCCCCAGTCCCTAGGGAGGCCGAAGCGCCCCGAGCAGCCGCCCCGGTGGGCCGCCGTGCCCCCCGGCGCGCTTCGCCGGTGCACAGGCAATCCGGGGTTGCCGGTGGTCCCCGCCGTgtaccgcccccccccccccccccccgcctccgcAGCCCGGGAGCGGCCGAGCGCTGACCTGCGGCCGCCATCTTCCGTCTCCACGGCAACAGCGCAGCCACCGAGGCGGGAACGGAAGCGCGCGGCTGGAGGAGCTATACAAGCGCCGCTCTGGCCGCTGCACTCGTTGGTTGCGGGGCCGGGAGGATTGGGCGGGAGCCACCACCGAGGCGAGCGGCCAGAGCGGCGCCGTCCAACATGGAGGCGCCCGGCGAGGCCGAGGGGGCGGCAAGGCCCGacgggcggcgggcggggctGAGGTACGGCCCCGGGACCAGGCCAGGCCCCGCGTcctcggggctgggggagccgtGGGGCCCGGTGTTCTGGGCAGCCTTGGGGCCGGGCCCCACGTCACCAAGCCCGGGGCAGCCGTAGGGCCCTAGCCGTGGGGCCAGGCCCCGCGTCCCCAGGCTTtgggggagctgtggggccAGGCCCCACACCTCCAGGCTTTGGGGGAGCCGTGAGGGCCCAGGCCCGGGGGAGCTGTGGGCTCAGCACCGTGCCGAGCATTGCAAGAGTGGGTGGCAGAGCTCGTGATTGCCACGCTGCTCCAGGGCCTCGTCCCACCCACCTCCTGCCTCATAGTCCCATGGGGCAGCAGATCTCGGGCGACAGGGCTGTCCCCCGCCCCAGGAGGAGACGTAAATATCTATTTCTGGAGGCAAATGCAAATCGCCAGGCAAATGGACGAAGCTCCTGCCAGTCACCTGCTTGAGCCCTGTGGGCTgagggcagcactgggggcaGGGCCCTGCTggtcctgctgctcagcccaggCAGGGTTGTGGGGCTGTTGCCcacaggtgtgtgtgtgtgtgtgtgtgtcccgcTCAGACCCCCATAGAGCAGGGTGAGAGctggtgcagagcaggcaggaggcagcagggtgctggggctccCAAGATCCAGGTCAGGGCGGTACAGGAGTGTCTCCTTGCACTAGTGCAAGCTAGGGTGAGGCACAGGGTGCTGAGGGGGGGTTGAGAGGGAGTGCTCATGCTGGTGGGGAGGTGGAAGGGGACGTGGGGTACAGGTTGGAGGGTGCTGCGGATGGAGAGAGTGTAAATACAtgtgagggggaaggagggaggggatcACATCAGTGGGTTCCTGGGGATGATGCAGGGAGCATTGTGGGTGCtaggggtgggggtgcagggtTACAGGAGACACCTGGACTCCCTGTAAGGCACTTGTTGCTGTCCCCTGGGCACCGTGGTGGGGTGCTGCCAGGGacctggctctgcaggggcCAGCTTTGCCTTGCACATCCCCAGCTGGTCATCTCCA
Proteins encoded in this window:
- the TMEM216 gene encoding transmembrane protein 216 — encoded protein: MAPRSRQRSSAPLQVLLFLNGWYSATYFLLEAFVFVYKVLLLPYPFTNLVLDVVLLFLYLGTEATRIFFGSKGNLCQRKVPLSISLALTIPAAVMATYYLLLQTYALRLEAILNATLLLFYAVELLLGILALVSFSSVDSY
- the TMEM138 gene encoding transmembrane protein 138, translating into MLQTSNYSLVLFLQFLLLFYDLFVNSFSELLRTAPAVQLVLFIIQDIAILFNVIIIFLMFFNTFIFQAGLVNLLFHKFKGTILLSAAYLALSISFHIWVMNLRWRDSSRFVWTEGLQTLFVFQRLAAVLYCYFYKRTAVHLGDPLFYQDSLWLRKEFAQFHS